One genomic window of Polyangium aurulentum includes the following:
- a CDS encoding HEAT repeat domain-containing protein, with amino-acid sequence MRRPLTSSLGIVALGLWAAPSASAAPLPGNPIVTPAEGGQQALALSASDAGLVARVCAREAGCSPAGGASLEVPADVKPLLARAKVVPVALGGGKRLVRVNAEAPGGGTWVALVAAPLAGKGDAPVMLWSGWTGRAKGEHGEERTSAVIEEPFDKGVRVVVGELRGDVNICGRPALVAARAVDPATMTLTRGASVQNLSAKERGSAMKIAVTPVPADRPPAAGTALLRAQSASSAVGKAIGTLTDGDPETTWSEAKTGEGRGEFVAFSSASEVGIDTLEIVVRPPKAEVPEGASPKTFFLATPDRVFEVTLPEDAWRKAGARYEIKLPSEIATSCVSLVLDTAYAPAGADKTRVTIAEVTARTALDSLSPEALVGALAGGGDRAKAAAAMLSRGGAPAVKAALEGYDKLDDAGKRLAEHVIDTAPCSEQAGFYARILSTAQPQAKKSRRSELDEDPALLHAQDRIRRCGRAAAPALAELVTQGNGNAVKKAAAAELSLLAPAEAVPVLTDALASPDDALRREMRAALAHAAKNDRALPALATELGADKLGARPEGVRIDLLRALGASIGRVEGGKEAFWALAVPEAPFRTRYLLQAPAAELVRAGDAKAEAYLRASLRKDPDWHVRMRAAEVAARAPVMIPALLEAAEDPEPRVRDAAIQALGDAAGKGTVAPAGFVRALAGRLAKDPWTFVRVSSARAMAAIPASPEADAALASSLKDASPEVRARVIDALGAHRAVRYAEPLRKIVDDTAETADVRARAILALASMCDTSSVDAWTKLAYRVAAPDEGDRTLGAAAIAALGDIKPKDLQKRLAPLLGEKAPRNVREMARAALEAQPKCAK; translated from the coding sequence ATGCGGCGCCCGTTGACCTCTTCCCTCGGCATTGTCGCGCTCGGCCTTTGGGCCGCCCCGTCCGCTTCGGCCGCTCCCTTGCCGGGCAACCCCATCGTCACGCCGGCCGAAGGTGGCCAGCAGGCGCTCGCCCTGAGCGCTTCCGACGCGGGTCTCGTGGCGCGCGTCTGCGCACGCGAGGCCGGATGCAGCCCCGCAGGCGGCGCTTCGCTCGAGGTCCCCGCCGACGTGAAGCCGCTGCTCGCGCGGGCCAAGGTCGTGCCGGTCGCGCTCGGCGGAGGCAAGCGCCTCGTCCGCGTGAACGCCGAGGCGCCGGGGGGCGGGACGTGGGTCGCGCTCGTGGCCGCGCCCCTCGCGGGCAAGGGCGATGCGCCCGTGATGCTCTGGAGCGGCTGGACCGGGCGCGCGAAGGGCGAGCACGGCGAGGAGCGCACGTCGGCCGTCATCGAGGAGCCGTTCGACAAGGGCGTGCGCGTCGTCGTGGGCGAGCTGCGCGGAGACGTGAACATCTGCGGGCGGCCCGCGCTCGTCGCGGCCCGCGCGGTCGATCCCGCCACGATGACCCTCACGCGCGGCGCGAGCGTGCAGAACCTCTCGGCGAAAGAGCGCGGCAGCGCGATGAAGATCGCCGTGACGCCCGTGCCCGCCGATCGCCCGCCCGCGGCAGGCACGGCGCTGCTGCGCGCGCAGTCTGCGTCGAGCGCGGTCGGCAAGGCGATCGGCACGCTCACCGACGGCGATCCGGAGACGACCTGGTCCGAGGCGAAGACGGGCGAGGGCAGGGGCGAGTTCGTGGCGTTCTCGTCGGCGAGCGAGGTGGGCATCGACACGCTCGAGATCGTCGTCAGGCCGCCGAAGGCCGAGGTGCCCGAAGGGGCCTCGCCGAAGACGTTCTTCCTCGCGACGCCCGATCGGGTCTTCGAGGTGACGCTGCCCGAGGACGCGTGGCGCAAGGCCGGCGCGCGCTACGAGATCAAGCTGCCCAGCGAGATCGCGACCTCGTGCGTTTCGCTCGTCCTCGACACGGCCTACGCGCCCGCCGGCGCCGACAAAACGCGCGTGACGATCGCCGAGGTGACGGCGCGGACGGCGCTCGACAGCCTCTCGCCCGAGGCCCTCGTGGGGGCGCTCGCGGGCGGGGGCGATCGGGCCAAGGCCGCGGCGGCGATGCTCTCGCGCGGGGGCGCTCCCGCGGTGAAGGCGGCGCTCGAGGGCTACGACAAGCTCGACGACGCCGGCAAGCGCCTCGCCGAGCACGTCATCGACACCGCGCCCTGCTCCGAGCAGGCCGGGTTTTACGCCCGCATCCTCAGCACCGCGCAGCCCCAGGCCAAGAAGTCGCGTCGGAGCGAGCTCGACGAGGATCCGGCGCTGCTTCACGCGCAAGATCGCATCCGTCGCTGTGGGCGCGCGGCGGCCCCCGCGCTCGCGGAGCTCGTCACGCAGGGCAACGGCAACGCGGTGAAGAAGGCGGCGGCGGCCGAGCTCTCGCTGCTCGCGCCCGCCGAGGCGGTCCCCGTGCTGACCGACGCGCTCGCGAGCCCCGACGACGCCCTGCGCCGCGAGATGCGCGCCGCGCTCGCCCACGCCGCCAAGAACGATCGCGCCCTGCCTGCGCTCGCCACCGAGCTCGGCGCCGACAAGCTCGGCGCTCGACCCGAGGGCGTGAGGATCGATCTGCTCCGCGCGCTCGGGGCGAGCATCGGTCGCGTCGAGGGCGGCAAGGAAGCCTTCTGGGCGCTCGCCGTCCCCGAGGCGCCCTTCCGCACGCGCTACCTCTTGCAGGCTCCCGCGGCCGAGCTCGTGCGCGCGGGCGACGCCAAGGCCGAAGCGTACCTGCGCGCCTCGCTCCGCAAAGACCCCGACTGGCACGTGCGCATGCGCGCCGCCGAGGTCGCCGCGCGCGCGCCGGTCATGATCCCCGCGCTGCTCGAGGCCGCCGAAGATCCCGAGCCGCGCGTGCGCGACGCAGCGATCCAGGCCCTCGGCGACGCGGCGGGCAAGGGGACCGTCGCGCCGGCGGGGTTCGTGCGAGCGCTCGCGGGCAGGCTCGCCAAGGATCCGTGGACGTTCGTTCGCGTGAGCTCCGCGCGCGCCATGGCGGCGATCCCCGCCTCGCCCGAGGCCGACGCCGCGCTCGCATCGTCGCTGAAAGACGCCTCGCCGGAGGTGCGCGCTCGCGTCATCGACGCCCTCGGCGCCCACCGCGCGGTGCGTTACGCCGAGCCTCTGCGCAAGATCGTCGACGACACGGCGGAGACGGCCGACGTGCGTGCACGCGCGATCCTCGCCCTCGCCTCGATGTGCGACACGTCCTCGGTAGACGCGTGGACCAAGCTCGCTTACCGCGTCGCCGCGCCGGACGAGGGCGACCGTACGCTTGGCGCCGCTGCCATCGCGGCCCTCGGCGATATCAAGCCGAAGGACTTGCAGAAGCGCCTCGCGCCTCTGCTCGGGGAAAAGGCGCCTCGAAACGTGCGCGAGATGGCCCGCGCCGCGCTCGAGGCCCAGCCCAAGTGCGCGAAGTAA
- a CDS encoding serine/threonine protein kinase, with translation MSNNASENVKPGMVVGERYRVVRQLGRGGMGSVFLVQHVHTDEQLALKILHSAVISDAVALERFRREARTPARINSDHVVRVTDADIATNLGGLPFLVMEYLRGEDLDKRVERVGPLQPAEVVLYLRQAARALDKAHALGIIHRDLKPENLFLTQREDGTPCIKILDFGIAKLTGEASREMMRAAATTTGQIFGTPLYMSPEQAKGESNKISPQTDVWALGLIAHRLLTGRDIWTAETITHLIAQIAYEPMPIPSEHGSPFGHEYDRWFALCCNRNVKDRYASAGEAISSLALSLGISEVFTLPGSGPDRITGKFIVDVPTPNPAIAGPAAVTLSTSQLNLLGEPPPTLPAPPPVETQPMKSSAGPLTLTGLKLGTAPRKSARMRALAAIGVIAAFGAVAFLWWSTRPVVRVTDDARVTNQQGASSIPTTAPTPVTTPAVTTPTSKPMIPAVVPDAGAPEAGVPPTNPKTPHTAGANHGTSKVPVITQKKPFDPLAGRH, from the coding sequence GTGAGCAACAACGCGTCCGAGAACGTCAAGCCGGGCATGGTGGTGGGCGAACGCTATCGCGTCGTTCGCCAGCTCGGCCGTGGCGGCATGGGCTCGGTGTTCCTCGTGCAGCACGTCCACACCGACGAGCAGCTCGCCCTCAAGATCCTGCACTCGGCCGTGATCTCGGACGCCGTGGCGCTCGAGCGGTTCCGCCGCGAGGCGCGCACCCCGGCGCGGATCAACAGCGATCACGTCGTGCGCGTCACCGACGCCGACATCGCGACGAACCTCGGCGGCCTGCCCTTCCTGGTGATGGAGTACCTGCGGGGCGAGGATCTCGACAAGCGCGTCGAGCGGGTGGGACCGCTCCAGCCGGCAGAGGTCGTGCTCTACCTGCGCCAGGCCGCGCGCGCGCTCGACAAGGCGCACGCGCTCGGCATCATCCACCGCGATCTGAAGCCCGAGAACCTCTTCCTCACGCAGCGTGAGGACGGCACGCCCTGCATCAAGATCCTCGATTTCGGCATCGCCAAGCTCACCGGCGAGGCCTCGCGCGAGATGATGCGCGCCGCCGCGACGACCACGGGGCAGATCTTCGGCACGCCGCTGTACATGTCGCCCGAGCAGGCCAAGGGCGAGTCGAACAAGATCTCCCCGCAGACCGACGTCTGGGCGCTCGGGCTCATCGCCCACCGCCTGCTCACCGGGCGCGACATCTGGACGGCCGAGACGATCACGCACCTCATCGCGCAGATCGCCTACGAGCCGATGCCCATCCCGAGCGAGCACGGCTCGCCCTTCGGCCACGAGTACGACCGCTGGTTCGCGCTCTGCTGCAACCGCAACGTCAAGGATCGCTACGCGTCCGCGGGCGAGGCGATCTCGTCGCTCGCGCTGTCACTCGGCATCTCCGAGGTCTTCACGCTCCCGGGCAGCGGCCCCGATCGCATCACGGGCAAGTTCATCGTCGACGTCCCGACACCGAACCCCGCGATCGCAGGGCCGGCGGCGGTCACGCTGAGCACCTCGCAGCTCAACCTGCTCGGCGAGCCTCCGCCCACCCTGCCTGCGCCTCCGCCGGTCGAGACGCAGCCGATGAAGAGCTCGGCTGGGCCGCTCACGCTCACGGGGCTCAAGCTCGGCACCGCGCCGCGCAAGAGCGCGCGCATGCGTGCGCTCGCCGCGATCGGCGTGATCGCCGCGTTCGGCGCTGTCGCGTTCCTGTGGTGGAGCACGCGCCCCGTCGTGCGGGTGACCGATGACGCCAGGGTCACGAACCAGCAAGGCGCGTCGAGCATCCCCACGACAGCGCCCACGCCTGTCACGACGCCGGCGGTCACGACGCCCACGAGCAAGCCCATGATCCCGGCCGTGGTGCCCGACGCGGGCGCGCCCGAGGCCGGTGTGCCGCCCACGAATCCGAAGACACCGCACACGGCGGGCGCGAACCACGGGACGAGCAAGGTGCCCGTCATCACGCAAAAAAAGCCCTTCGATCCGCTCGCTGGCCGACACTGA
- a CDS encoding tetratricopeptide repeat protein, producing MLVVLALGLVTPREARAVDPAAADALFQAAKKLMAAKQYDEACAKFDASYELDPTLGTLLNLADCYEKLGRVATAWSKWGEAMEKALRDDDKRADYAKQRRDALTPRLPKVTIHVGKEVHGIDILWDGKKLAPAVFGVELPVDPIEHDLVVLRDDGVKLDEQRVPVTAEKTKKEISLDLEALDRAKPRKPEKKDLPPPPPPPPVKNTQRIAGLVVGSFGAAGLVTAAVFEGIAIAKKSSADAPDSCVNKFCTPGGLEQIASARTFASAGQWIGAGGLVVFAVGTTLFLTAPSTQPSPPRARRPDPLRPTIWASPYAGPTGTGLVVGGTL from the coding sequence GTGCTCGTCGTCCTCGCGCTCGGGCTCGTGACGCCGAGAGAGGCGCGCGCGGTGGATCCGGCTGCTGCCGACGCGCTCTTCCAGGCGGCCAAGAAGCTCATGGCCGCCAAGCAGTACGACGAGGCGTGCGCCAAGTTCGACGCGAGCTACGAGCTCGATCCCACGCTCGGCACGCTGCTGAACCTCGCCGATTGCTACGAGAAGCTCGGCCGGGTCGCGACCGCGTGGTCCAAGTGGGGCGAGGCCATGGAGAAGGCGCTGCGCGACGACGACAAGCGCGCCGACTACGCCAAGCAGCGCCGCGACGCGCTCACGCCGAGGCTGCCCAAGGTCACCATCCACGTCGGCAAAGAGGTGCACGGCATCGACATCCTCTGGGACGGCAAGAAGCTCGCGCCCGCGGTCTTCGGCGTGGAGCTGCCCGTCGATCCGATCGAGCACGATCTCGTGGTCTTGCGCGACGACGGCGTGAAGCTCGACGAGCAGCGCGTGCCGGTGACGGCGGAGAAGACGAAGAAGGAGATCTCGCTCGACCTCGAGGCGCTCGATCGGGCGAAGCCTCGCAAGCCCGAGAAGAAGGATCTGCCGCCGCCCCCGCCGCCTCCGCCCGTGAAGAACACGCAGCGGATCGCGGGGCTCGTGGTGGGCAGCTTCGGGGCCGCGGGGCTCGTGACGGCAGCCGTGTTCGAGGGCATCGCGATCGCGAAGAAGAGCAGCGCGGACGCGCCGGACTCGTGCGTGAACAAGTTCTGCACGCCCGGAGGGCTCGAGCAGATCGCGAGTGCGCGCACGTTCGCGAGCGCGGGGCAGTGGATCGGCGCTGGCGGCCTCGTCGTGTTCGCGGTCGGCACCACGCTCTTTCTCACCGCGCCCTCCACGCAACCTTCGCCCCCGCGCGCGCGCCGGCCGGATCCGTTGCGCCCCACGATCTGGGCGAGCCCCTACGCCGGGCCCACGGGCACGGGCCTCGTCGTGGGAGGGACGCTGTGA
- a CDS encoding NAD-dependent epimerase/dehydratase family protein, which produces MSHGRKKILVTGATGFVGSRVVRKLVDEGHEVKALCRPGASLRSLADVPRDAYEVAEGDITLSGTVYRALASCDRMIHTAAVVKMWDRDPRVVLDGSIVGMRETLFAARRRDLEKIVVTSSVATLGTSPTPEPADETKQNNLEDPEQYVRAKIEAEKLALAAADEGMPIVVVMPTAIYGPGDWKPTMSGAGLLEYLNWPWPFRFPCNEGGVCVADVDDVAAGHVAALDKGRVGERYLLGGENLTFRAFFETIAQLAGLPGPGANAPRGAAMLAGRLMELGARLSGGEPSLTYRMARDYVGAYQWASSAKAERELGYRHRPARKALARGIRWYVENGYLTRAARERVHLDLRTA; this is translated from the coding sequence ATGAGCCACGGGCGCAAGAAGATCCTGGTGACGGGCGCGACCGGCTTCGTCGGCTCGCGCGTCGTGCGCAAGCTCGTCGACGAGGGGCACGAGGTCAAGGCCCTCTGCCGCCCCGGCGCGTCCCTGCGCTCGCTCGCCGACGTGCCCCGCGACGCCTACGAGGTCGCCGAGGGCGACATCACGCTGAGCGGCACGGTGTACCGCGCCCTCGCGAGCTGCGACCGCATGATCCACACCGCCGCGGTCGTGAAGATGTGGGATCGCGATCCGCGCGTCGTGCTCGACGGCTCGATCGTGGGCATGCGCGAGACGCTCTTCGCCGCGCGCCGACGGGACCTCGAGAAGATCGTGGTCACCTCGTCGGTCGCCACGCTCGGCACCTCGCCCACGCCCGAGCCCGCGGACGAGACCAAGCAGAACAACCTCGAAGATCCCGAGCAGTACGTGCGCGCCAAGATCGAGGCCGAGAAGCTCGCGCTCGCGGCGGCCGACGAGGGCATGCCGATCGTGGTCGTGATGCCGACGGCGATCTACGGGCCAGGCGACTGGAAGCCCACCATGAGCGGCGCGGGGCTGCTCGAGTACCTCAACTGGCCCTGGCCCTTCCGCTTTCCGTGCAACGAGGGCGGCGTCTGCGTGGCCGACGTCGACGACGTGGCGGCGGGGCACGTGGCCGCGCTCGACAAGGGGCGCGTCGGCGAGCGGTATCTGCTCGGCGGCGAGAACCTCACCTTCAGGGCGTTTTTCGAGACGATCGCGCAGCTCGCGGGTCTGCCTGGGCCGGGCGCCAATGCGCCGCGCGGGGCGGCGATGCTGGCGGGTCGTCTCATGGAGCTCGGCGCGCGCCTGTCGGGGGGCGAGCCCTCGCTGACGTACCGCATGGCGCGCGACTACGTGGGCGCTTATCAGTGGGCCTCGAGCGCGAAGGCCGAGCGCGAGCTCGGGTATCGCCACCGCCCGGCGCGAAAGGCGCTCGCGCGCGGGATCCGCTGGTACGTCGAAAACGGCTACTTGACCCGCGCTGCCCGCGAACGCGTCCACCTCGATCTCCGCACTGCATGA
- a CDS encoding sulfatase-like hydrolase/transferase, which yields MTGWTMRLGEACVLALAVAAFAAVPTALRTAGAGGTLLDGLLVGTAALLPLVTLSLVLFRAAGRGLRGVMGAGAGPRAALGIALWVGLALPALAVLAGLLKAVTHHRGLGGATFGLLGLFIVIGSALVARRMVEVGQQLVARGVRPFIVAAGGAAISVLPLLLCAIPLARTAGGDGAQAVGAAIVDGAIALLATSLVSSVELSASMRKLASALGVPFAAVVLIAASARLESSPPLGRAVQAGGGLAATLLGALERWTDRDGDGMGAHFGGGDCDEGDGSRHPGATEVAGDGIDQDCDGADVPGKVAEFAPAAAPAAAPASTTTPASTTAPATARAPAAAPAPALDPARPDIVLVTLDTVRADHTSLYGYERKTTPHLEELAARGVVFAHAYATGSDTQRAITPLVSGKRLSQTPHDSREWPTVFGEVDTLSERMKRAGYATAAVVSFTWMSDDRGFAQGFDRFEPVYREEHPERSVTGALATRAALSILDDLGKKSAPIFLWIHLFDAHERYLEHEGTRFGKGPMALYDGEIAFVDKQIGQIAAAVAKGPRADRVAWIVHGSHGEAFDEHGEEGHGAGLYDEQIRVPLVIALPGGKAGRYESAAVSTLDIAPTVLALGGAPAEGVLGASLLPAARLEAEAARRAPVFARAGKRAALIDWPLKLMVFERKRSNRVLLFDLAADPRETKDILADRADDAARLEKLLSEVDAAGQ from the coding sequence ATGACTGGCTGGACGATGCGCCTCGGTGAGGCGTGCGTGCTCGCGCTCGCCGTCGCGGCTTTTGCGGCCGTCCCGACGGCGTTGCGCACGGCGGGGGCTGGGGGAACGCTGCTCGATGGCCTGCTCGTGGGCACGGCGGCGCTCTTGCCCCTCGTCACGCTCTCGCTCGTGCTCTTCCGGGCGGCGGGCCGGGGCTTGCGGGGCGTGATGGGCGCGGGGGCGGGGCCTCGGGCGGCGCTCGGGATCGCGCTCTGGGTGGGGCTCGCGCTGCCGGCGCTCGCGGTGCTCGCGGGCCTCCTCAAGGCGGTGACGCACCATCGCGGGCTCGGCGGGGCGACGTTCGGCCTGCTCGGGCTGTTCATCGTGATCGGCAGCGCGCTCGTCGCGCGGCGCATGGTCGAGGTCGGGCAGCAGCTCGTCGCGCGCGGGGTCCGGCCCTTCATCGTCGCGGCGGGGGGAGCTGCGATCTCGGTCTTGCCGCTCCTGCTCTGCGCCATTCCGCTCGCGCGCACCGCGGGGGGCGACGGCGCGCAGGCCGTGGGCGCGGCGATCGTCGACGGCGCGATTGCGCTGCTCGCGACCTCGCTCGTCTCTTCGGTCGAGCTTTCGGCCTCGATGCGCAAGCTCGCCTCTGCGCTCGGGGTGCCGTTCGCGGCCGTGGTGCTCATCGCGGCCTCTGCGCGGCTCGAATCCTCGCCGCCGCTCGGGCGCGCGGTGCAGGCCGGAGGGGGCCTCGCGGCCACGCTGCTCGGCGCCCTCGAGCGCTGGACCGATCGCGACGGCGACGGCATGGGCGCGCATTTCGGCGGCGGTGACTGCGACGAGGGCGACGGCAGCCGCCACCCGGGCGCCACGGAGGTCGCTGGGGACGGCATCGATCAGGACTGCGACGGCGCCGATGTGCCGGGCAAGGTCGCCGAGTTCGCGCCCGCCGCCGCCCCTGCCGCTGCGCCCGCTTCCACGACGACCCCCGCTTCCACGACGGCCCCCGCCACCGCGCGCGCTCCTGCCGCTGCGCCTGCGCCCGCGCTCGACCCTGCGCGTCCTGACATCGTGCTCGTCACCCTCGACACGGTGCGGGCCGATCACACGAGCCTCTACGGCTACGAGCGCAAGACCACGCCTCACCTCGAGGAGCTCGCGGCGCGCGGCGTCGTCTTTGCGCACGCCTATGCCACGGGCAGCGACACGCAGCGCGCGATCACCCCGCTCGTCTCCGGCAAGCGCCTGTCGCAGACGCCTCACGACAGCCGCGAATGGCCCACGGTCTTCGGCGAGGTCGACACCCTCTCCGAGCGCATGAAGCGCGCCGGGTACGCGACGGCCGCGGTCGTCTCGTTCACCTGGATGAGCGACGATCGCGGCTTTGCGCAGGGCTTCGATCGCTTCGAGCCGGTCTACCGCGAAGAGCACCCCGAGCGCAGCGTCACGGGCGCGCTCGCGACCCGCGCGGCCCTGTCGATCCTCGACGACCTCGGCAAGAAGAGCGCGCCGATCTTCCTGTGGATCCACCTCTTCGACGCGCACGAGCGCTACCTCGAGCACGAGGGGACGCGCTTCGGCAAGGGTCCGATGGCGCTCTACGACGGCGAGATCGCGTTCGTCGACAAGCAGATCGGCCAGATCGCCGCCGCCGTCGCGAAGGGCCCGCGCGCCGATCGCGTCGCCTGGATCGTGCACGGCTCGCATGGCGAGGCCTTCGACGAGCACGGCGAGGAGGGGCATGGGGCTGGGCTCTACGACGAGCAGATCCGCGTGCCCCTGGTGATCGCGCTCCCGGGTGGCAAGGCGGGCCGTTACGAGAGCGCTGCGGTGAGCACGCTGGACATCGCGCCGACCGTGCTCGCCCTGGGCGGCGCGCCGGCCGAGGGGGTCCTCGGCGCCTCGCTCCTGCCTGCGGCGCGGCTCGAGGCCGAGGCCGCTCGTCGCGCGCCCGTATTCGCGCGGGCCGGCAAGCGCGCGGCCTTGATTGATTGGCCGCTCAAGCTCATGGTATTCGAGAGGAAGCGCTCGAATCGCGTCCTTCTTTTCGATCTCGCCGCCGATCCCCGGGAGACCAAGGACATCTTGGCCGACCGCGCCGATGACGCGGCGCGGCTCGAGAAGCTCCTCTCGGAGGTCGACGCGGCCGGACAGTGA
- a CDS encoding formylglycine-generating enzyme family protein, producing MPNSTPSKEPPARSAKMAGRIVVGVAAVVGVCSLSVLGVRALRKADLPLSLLPSALNGLVPRKPTHQWQLVKGKHWQIVAADVAEPMETTDTLENNRGECPSGMVQVKGQMKLDPAPQSVEELQKKTCTKWISREYPERCAEFDRGQWLEISKEFAAKSMNYCMDRFEYPNQRGAYPVLMVNFHEANEMCAEQGKRLCNEEEWTFACEGEEAMPYPYGYVRDTEACVIDHTWRAYNEKAMQQRDGLAVMLELDRLWQGVASGSRPKCKSAFGIYDLTGNIDEWTRSVRSWERPSILKGGYWGTVRTRCRPATRSHNENHTFYQQGFRCCADPGTTLRVHSFTPDPATAPLPRELK from the coding sequence ATGCCAAATTCCACCCCGTCGAAGGAGCCCCCGGCCCGATCCGCCAAGATGGCGGGTCGAATCGTCGTGGGTGTGGCGGCCGTCGTCGGCGTCTGCTCGCTTTCGGTGCTCGGGGTGAGGGCTCTGCGCAAGGCGGACCTGCCGCTGTCCTTGCTCCCGAGCGCGCTCAATGGCCTCGTGCCGCGCAAGCCGACGCACCAATGGCAGCTCGTCAAAGGCAAGCACTGGCAGATCGTCGCCGCGGACGTCGCCGAGCCGATGGAGACGACCGACACGCTCGAGAACAACCGGGGCGAATGCCCCTCGGGCATGGTCCAGGTGAAGGGGCAGATGAAGCTCGATCCCGCGCCCCAGTCGGTCGAGGAGCTCCAGAAGAAGACCTGCACCAAGTGGATCAGCAGGGAGTATCCCGAGCGCTGCGCCGAGTTCGATCGTGGGCAGTGGCTCGAGATCTCCAAAGAGTTCGCCGCCAAGTCCATGAATTACTGCATGGACCGGTTCGAGTATCCAAACCAGCGTGGCGCCTACCCCGTCCTCATGGTGAACTTCCACGAGGCGAACGAGATGTGCGCCGAGCAGGGAAAGCGCCTGTGCAACGAGGAGGAGTGGACCTTCGCCTGCGAGGGCGAGGAGGCCATGCCCTATCCGTACGGCTACGTGCGCGACACCGAGGCGTGCGTCATCGATCACACGTGGCGCGCCTATAACGAAAAGGCGATGCAGCAGCGCGACGGGCTCGCCGTGATGCTCGAGCTCGATCGCCTCTGGCAAGGCGTCGCCTCCGGATCGCGGCCGAAGTGCAAGAGCGCCTTCGGCATCTACGACCTGACCGGCAACATCGACGAGTGGACGCGCAGCGTGCGCTCCTGGGAGCGCCCGTCGATCCTCAAGGGCGGCTACTGGGGCACGGTGCGCACGCGCTGCCGTCCCGCGACGCGCTCGCACAACGAGAACCACACGTTTTACCAGCAGGGCTTTCGCTGCTGCGCCGACCCGGGCACGACGCTCAGGGTCCACTCGTTCACGCCCGACCCGGCCACGGCGCCGCTGCCTCGGGAGCTGAAATGA
- a CDS encoding guanine deaminase: protein MRRAFRGKVLTARAGQGALGYLEDGLVIVGEDGRIEGVEPWQYGLFRGPVRDMHPAVIIPGLVDAHVHYPQTRVIGSASGPLLPWLESTIFPEEARLRDDLPHARAVADEFTARLAAAGTTSCAVFSSSSPSATRVLFEELERSGLRALAGLTLMDERCPESLKLPAESALAACVELADDWHGKDRGRLGFAITPRFALSCSRALMEGAAALARERGLFVQTHIAENPDEGTETLGAFPWASDYLDVYDKTGLLGERTLLAHAIHLSPSEWDRVRDRGARIAHCPDSNFFLGSGRMRLVEASARGVPVALGTDVAAGRTFDVRRIMASAYDNAIALGHRIEPADLFRMGTLGGAEALGMDAQTGSLEPGKDADLAIIELPVYAQGLEAVLSQVVFGSDVARVKATYVRGHDLSSFVRAG, encoded by the coding sequence ATGCGGCGAGCTTTCCGGGGCAAGGTGCTGACCGCGCGCGCAGGACAGGGCGCGCTCGGCTACCTCGAAGACGGCCTCGTGATCGTGGGCGAAGACGGGCGCATCGAGGGCGTCGAGCCGTGGCAGTACGGCCTCTTCCGCGGCCCCGTGCGCGACATGCACCCGGCCGTGATCATCCCCGGCCTCGTCGACGCGCACGTCCACTACCCGCAGACGCGCGTCATCGGCAGCGCGAGCGGGCCTCTCTTGCCCTGGCTCGAGAGCACGATTTTCCCCGAGGAGGCGCGCCTTCGCGACGATCTGCCCCACGCGCGGGCCGTCGCCGACGAGTTCACCGCCCGGCTCGCCGCCGCCGGCACCACGAGCTGCGCGGTCTTCTCGAGCTCGTCCCCCTCGGCCACGCGCGTGCTCTTCGAGGAGCTCGAGCGCAGCGGCCTGCGCGCCCTCGCCGGGCTCACGCTCATGGACGAGCGCTGCCCCGAGTCGCTCAAGCTCCCCGCCGAGAGCGCGCTCGCCGCGTGCGTCGAGCTCGCCGACGACTGGCACGGCAAGGACCGCGGGCGCCTCGGCTTCGCGATCACGCCCCGCTTCGCCCTGAGCTGCTCGCGCGCGCTCATGGAGGGCGCCGCGGCCCTCGCCCGCGAGCGTGGCCTGTTCGTCCAGACCCATATCGCGGAGAACCCCGACGAGGGCACCGAGACGCTCGGCGCGTTCCCGTGGGCGAGCGATTACCTCGACGTCTACGACAAGACGGGGCTGCTCGGCGAGCGGACGCTCCTGGCGCACGCGATCCACCTGTCGCCGAGCGAGTGGGATCGCGTGCGCGATCGGGGCGCGCGGATCGCGCACTGCCCCGACTCGAACTTCTTCCTCGGCAGCGGCCGCATGCGGCTCGTCGAGGCCAGCGCGCGCGGGGTCCCGGTCGCGCTCGGCACCGACGTCGCGGCGGGCCGCACCTTCGACGTGCGGCGCATCATGGCGAGCGCGTACGACAACGCCATCGCCCTCGGCCACCGCATCGAGCCCGCGGACCTCTTCCGCATGGGCACCCTCGGCGGCGCGGAGGCGCTCGGCATGGATGCCCAGACGGGCAGCCTGGAGCCGGGCAAGGACGCCGATCTCGCCATCATCGAGCTGCCCGTGTACGCCCAGGGCCTCGAGGCCGTGCTCTCGCAGGTGGTCTTCGGCAGCGACGTCGCGCGCGTCAAAGCCACGTACGTGCGCGGGCACGATCTGTCCTCGTTCGTGCGGGCTGGCTAG